The Mauremys reevesii isolate NIE-2019 linkage group 21, ASM1616193v1, whole genome shotgun sequence genome has a window encoding:
- the AGMAT gene encoding agmatinase, mitochondrial, with translation MEPLFVRGSQLRRTFCPRFSATFLAAKLQPPLLSSPRASRCVWVTAHPAAAGSLPGFQRGGSESLLPGHGAPRRFLAGSSFNLPPSAQLIARPVGVCSMMKLPVQPSPEGLDAAFVGVPLDTGTSNRPGARFGPRQIRAESCMVRTCNPSTGAAPFHSLMVADIGDVNVNLYNLQDSCRQIREAYQKIVAAGCIPLTLGGDHTITYPILQAVAEKHGPVGLVHVDAHTDTGDTALGEKIYHGTPFRRCVDEGLLDCKRVVQIGIRGSSYTPDPYKYCRDQGFRVILAEDCWLKSLVPLMAEVRKQMGAKPIYISFDIDGLDPAYAPGTGTPEIAGLTPAQALEIIRGCQGLNIVGCDLVEVAPIYDASGNTALMGANLLFEMLCALPRVKTI, from the exons ATGGAGCCCCTCTTCGTGCGTGGCAGCCAGCTCCGGAGAACGTTCTGCCCTCGGTTCTCGGCAACTTTCCTGGCAGCCAAGCTGCAGCCACCTTTACTGAGCAGCCCCAGAGCTAGCCGGTGTGTGTGGGTCACAGCTCACCCTGCTgcagctggctccctgcctggcttcCAGCGTGGGGGCTCGGAGAGCCTGCTCCCTGGGCACGGTGCCCCTCGCCGCTTCCTCGCTGGCTCTAGCTTCAATCTGCCTCCCAGTGCTCAGCTCATAGCCAGGCCCGTGGGGGTCTGCTCCATGATGAAGCTGCCCGTTCAGCCTTCACCAGAGGGACTAGATGCTGCGTTTGTTGGGGTGCCCCTTGACACGGGAACCTCCAACCGTCCTGGCGCAAG GTTCGGCCCTCGCCAGATTCGAGCCGAGTCGTGCATGGTGAGGACGTGTaaccccagcactggggcagcacCTTTCCATTCCCTCATGGTTGCTGACATTGGTGATGTGAACGTGAACCTCTACAACCTGCAGGACAGCTGCAGGCAAATCCGAGAAGCCTATCAGAAGATTGTGGCAGCCGGCTGCATTCCCCTCACGCTGG GTGGCGATCACACAATAACATACCCGATCCTGCAGGCAGTGGCAGAAAA GCATGGTCCCGTGGGACTGGTGCACGTGGATGCTCATACCGACACAGGAGACACAGCACTGGGGGAGAAGATCTACCATGGGACGCCATTCCGACGCTGTGTGGACGAGGGGCTCCTGGATTGCAAACGCGTGGTTCAGATCGGAATCAGAGGCTCCTCCTATACCCCGGATCCCTACAAATACTGCCGGGACCAG GGTTTCCGTGTCATCCTGGCTGAAGACTGCTGGCTGAAGTCCTTGGTACCACTGATGGCGGAGGTGAGAAAGCAGATGGGAGCCAAGCCCATTTACATCAGCTTTGATATTGATGGATTAGACCCTGCATACGCCCCTGGCACAGGGACACCTGAAATTGCTGGTCTCACACCTGCTCAG GCTTTGGAGATCATTCGTGGGTGCCAAGGACTGAATATAGTGGGATGCGACCTTGTTGAAGTTGCACCAATCTATGATGCTTCTG GTAACACAGCCCTCATGGGAGCAAATCTGCTGTTTGAAATGCTGTGCGCTCTCCCGCGAGTCAAAACGATTTAA